One window from the genome of Gopherus evgoodei ecotype Sinaloan lineage chromosome 2, rGopEvg1_v1.p, whole genome shotgun sequence encodes:
- the LOC115645084 gene encoding transmembrane protein 249-like, protein MLRGAFVLWNLCFFDVERSLARRLQQNTHYPFQVQQPNVFVMEYYKDTLWKGTLIFLICVLGGVFYFKILQLLPQPGSQDQQVPLAPVPPLPCPSPALGLGSWVRPLQVFQDYSGFFVYGTLVGFWLLLSSMHKRHLVINHVQGCYQIYIKRRLWEEGPLHQIYVRLTAQMDAYGKCFYSLIINGHGLEVLVLANLSDKYEHMEFLGRRIARKLKLNYFDYLDVSTRHVIRHRPPLERDEELQVWGGAVPQ, encoded by the exons ATGCTTCGAGGTGCTTTCGTGCTCTGGAACCTCTGCTTCTTCGATGTGGAGAGGAGCCTGGCacgcaggctgcagcagaacacACATTACCCCTTCCAGGTGCAGCAGCCCAATG TGTTCGTCATGGAGTATTACAAGGACACACTATGGAAGGGGACCCTGATCTTCCTAATCTGTGTCCTGGGTGGTGTCTTCTACTTCAAGA TCCTCCAGCTACTTCCCCAGCCAGGGAGCCAAGACCAGCAGGTGCCTCTGGCTCCAgtcccacccctaccctgcccctccccggctctgggtcTTGGCTCCTGGGTCCGTCCCCTGCAGGTCTTCCAGGATTACTCCGGCTTCTTCGTCTACGGGACCCTGGTCGGCTTCTGGCTCCTCCTTAGCTCCATGCACAAGCGGCACCTGGTCATCAACCACGTCCAGGGCTGCTACCAGATCTACATCAAGAGgcggctgtgggaggaggggccCCTACACCAGATCTACGTCCGGCTGACGGCCCAGATGGACG CCTACGGGAAATGTTTCTACAGTCTCATCATCAATGGCCACGGGCTGGAGGTGCTGGTCCTGGCCAACCTGTCGGACAAGTACGAG CACATGGAGTTCTTGGGCAGGCGGATTGCACGCAAGCTGAAACTCAACTACTTCGACTACCTGGATGTGTCCACGCGCCATGTGATCCGCCACCGGCCCCCGCTGGAGCGGGACGAGGAGctgcaggtgtggggaggggcagtgccCCAGTAA